Proteins encoded by one window of Phytohabitans houttuyneae:
- the dprA gene encoding DNA-processing protein DprA, which produces MREGLVKEDVRLARIALHWLIEPGNEAVHRMVNANGPVRALERLVEGDVPDEQLRGAAAARMVAGDPRKVAEAALDRAERLGARIVIPEDDEWPQPVRDLTRLLGRPAKDRIDRDVAPPLCLWVRGVPRLDEALTRSVAVVGARASTHYGEHVATTLAFELAEREWTVVSGGAHGIDAAAHRGALNAGGLTVAVLACGVDKPYPSGNTGLFDRIADGGLLISEWPPGTVPVRHRFLIRNRVIAAATRGTVVVEASARSGASQTLRRAIALDRRPMVVPGPVTSAMSVGCHGLIRDYPEVRLVAGVDHVLEEVGRIGELAPRPRGPERPHDGLDIESAMVLESVPRRGSAGPDELAAKAGLDIRTAMRKLTLLESMGFVARRAGGYTLAPKPARARAGSGAEPAPAAVGGTRSGPPMDHEAGAAP; this is translated from the coding sequence ATGAGGGAGGGACTCGTGAAGGAAGACGTGCGGCTGGCCCGGATCGCGCTGCACTGGCTGATCGAGCCGGGAAACGAGGCCGTGCATCGCATGGTCAACGCCAACGGTCCAGTCCGCGCGCTGGAGCGGCTCGTGGAGGGCGACGTGCCGGACGAGCAGCTGCGGGGTGCGGCAGCCGCCCGGATGGTGGCCGGTGATCCGCGCAAGGTGGCGGAGGCGGCGCTCGACCGGGCCGAGCGGCTCGGCGCCCGCATCGTCATCCCCGAAGACGACGAGTGGCCCCAGCCGGTCCGCGATCTCACTCGCCTGCTGGGCCGCCCGGCCAAGGACCGCATCGACCGCGACGTCGCGCCCCCGCTGTGCCTGTGGGTGCGCGGCGTGCCACGGCTCGACGAGGCGCTCACGCGGTCAGTGGCGGTGGTGGGCGCGCGCGCCTCCACGCACTACGGCGAGCACGTGGCCACGACGCTCGCGTTCGAGCTGGCTGAGCGGGAGTGGACCGTGGTCTCCGGCGGCGCCCATGGGATCGACGCGGCCGCGCACCGGGGCGCGCTCAACGCGGGTGGGCTCACGGTGGCGGTGTTGGCCTGCGGCGTCGACAAGCCGTACCCGTCCGGCAACACCGGCCTCTTCGACCGCATCGCCGACGGAGGCCTGCTGATCAGCGAGTGGCCGCCCGGCACGGTGCCGGTGCGCCACCGCTTCCTGATCCGCAACCGCGTGATCGCGGCGGCCACCCGAGGCACCGTGGTCGTCGAGGCGTCCGCGCGCAGTGGCGCCAGCCAGACCCTCCGCCGCGCGATCGCGCTTGACCGCAGGCCGATGGTCGTGCCCGGTCCGGTGACGTCCGCGATGTCGGTGGGTTGCCACGGCCTGATCCGCGACTACCCGGAGGTGCGGCTGGTCGCCGGCGTCGACCACGTTCTGGAGGAGGTCGGCCGCATCGGAGAGCTGGCACCCCGGCCGCGCGGCCCCGAGCGCCCGCACGACGGCCTCGACATCGAGTCGGCGATGGTGCTGGAGTCGGTGCCCCGGCGCGGCTCCGCAGGCCCCGACGAGCTGGCCGCCAAGGCCGGCCTCGACATCCGCACCGCGATGCGCAAGCTGACGCTCCTCGAGAGCATGGGGTTCGTGGCTCGCCGCGCCGGCGGTTACACGCTCGCGCCCAAGCCCGCGCGCGCCCGGGCGGGCAGCGGCGCCGAGCCGGCTCCCGCGGCGGTCGGCGGCACGCGATCGGGGCCGCCCATGGATCACGAGGCCGGCGCGGCGCCTTGA
- a CDS encoding tyrosine recombinase XerC, with product MREAVDHFADHLARVDNRSAHTVRAYVGDVVSLLDHATLMGCVAPGDIDIAVLRSWLAKLRTLGAARTSLARRAASARTFSAWAHRAELMTADVGAQLASPKAHRDLPAVLRADQAEALVLAPGDEASPVLLRDRALLELLYATGIRVSELCGLDVADVDRGRRVVRVLGKGGKERSVPYGLPAEEAVDDWLRLGRAALSNSSSGNALLLGARGGRLQPTIARRIVSGYARAAGLPHTSPHGLRHSAATHLLEGGADLRAVQELLGHASLSSTQIYTHVSVERLRAAYRQAHPRA from the coding sequence ATGCGCGAGGCGGTCGACCACTTCGCGGACCACCTCGCTCGCGTCGACAACCGGTCGGCGCACACCGTCCGGGCGTACGTGGGCGACGTCGTCTCCCTCCTCGACCACGCCACGCTCATGGGATGCGTCGCACCGGGCGACATCGACATCGCCGTGCTCCGCAGCTGGCTGGCAAAGCTCCGCACGCTGGGCGCCGCACGCACGTCGCTGGCCCGCCGCGCGGCGTCGGCGCGCACGTTCAGCGCGTGGGCGCACCGAGCCGAGCTCATGACCGCCGACGTCGGTGCCCAGCTCGCGAGCCCGAAGGCCCACCGTGACCTGCCGGCTGTGCTCCGCGCCGACCAGGCCGAGGCGCTGGTGCTGGCGCCGGGAGATGAGGCGTCTCCGGTGCTGCTGCGCGACCGTGCGCTGCTGGAGCTGCTGTACGCGACGGGCATCCGCGTCAGCGAGCTGTGCGGCCTCGACGTGGCCGACGTCGACCGCGGCCGACGCGTGGTGCGCGTGCTCGGCAAGGGCGGCAAGGAACGCTCCGTCCCCTATGGACTGCCCGCCGAGGAGGCCGTCGACGACTGGCTCCGCCTGGGCCGCGCCGCCCTGTCCAACAGCTCCAGCGGCAACGCGCTGCTGCTGGGAGCGCGCGGCGGCCGGCTGCAGCCGACGATCGCGCGGCGCATCGTGAGCGGCTACGCCCGCGCTGCCGGCCTCCCGCACACCAGCCCGCACGGCCTGCGCCACTCGGCGGCGACCCACCTGCTGGAGGGCGGCGCCGACCTGCGCGCGGTGCAGGAGCTGCTGGGCCACGCGTCACTTTCCAGCACCCAGATCTACACCCACGTCTCGGTCGAACGACTCCGCGCCGCGTACCGCCAGGCCCATCCCCGCGCATAG
- a CDS encoding aminotransferase class V-fold PLP-dependent enzyme codes for MGGAVVEGVDVGWDRIREGFSLDPAIAYLNHGARGAVPVAVQRAQQRVRDEGETNPIRYFRDLPDRIAHTRRHLASFLGADPEGAALVGNTTIGAAIVLQSLGLRSGDEVLLTDHRYGAIAFTAERECRRTGATVRTVGVPLDASDDEVTATVTQALRPGRTRLLIVDQISSPTARLFPVDKIAAAAREREVPVLVDAAHVPGMLPVSVDAIGADFWVGNLHKWAYAPRGTALLSVAPHWRDRIDPLAISWEQGTGYPARVEWQGTLDYTPWLAAPTGLFVLRTLGADRVRAHNAELAAYGQRVVGAALGLTPEELPDPGSPELAMRILPLPAGVATTFEAAERLPERIERELSAVVGVMSWSGRGWLRLCGQVYNRREEYDRLAERLPAFLRGLR; via the coding sequence GTGGGAGGCGCGGTGGTCGAGGGCGTGGACGTCGGCTGGGACCGGATCCGGGAAGGCTTTTCGCTCGATCCCGCCATCGCGTACCTCAACCACGGCGCGCGCGGAGCCGTGCCGGTCGCCGTCCAGCGCGCGCAGCAGCGGGTGCGTGACGAGGGCGAGACCAACCCGATCCGCTACTTCCGTGACCTGCCCGACCGCATCGCGCACACCCGGCGCCACCTCGCCTCCTTTCTCGGCGCCGACCCGGAGGGCGCCGCGCTGGTCGGCAACACCACGATCGGCGCGGCAATCGTGCTGCAGTCGCTGGGGCTGCGCTCCGGCGACGAGGTGCTGCTGACCGACCACCGGTACGGCGCGATCGCCTTCACCGCCGAACGCGAGTGCCGCCGCACCGGCGCCACCGTGCGCACCGTAGGAGTGCCGCTCGATGCCAGCGACGACGAGGTCACGGCGACGGTCACCCAGGCGCTCCGCCCGGGCCGCACCCGCCTGCTCATCGTCGACCAGATCTCCTCGCCGACCGCACGCCTCTTCCCGGTCGACAAGATCGCGGCAGCCGCACGCGAGCGTGAGGTACCCGTGCTCGTCGACGCCGCCCACGTCCCCGGCATGCTGCCCGTGTCGGTCGACGCGATCGGGGCCGACTTCTGGGTGGGCAACCTGCACAAGTGGGCGTACGCCCCGCGCGGCACCGCCCTGCTCAGCGTCGCCCCGCACTGGCGCGACCGCATCGATCCGCTGGCCATCTCGTGGGAGCAGGGCACCGGCTACCCGGCGAGGGTGGAGTGGCAGGGCACGCTCGACTACACGCCGTGGCTGGCCGCACCGACCGGGCTCTTCGTGCTGCGCACCCTCGGCGCGGACCGGGTGCGCGCGCACAACGCCGAGCTGGCGGCGTACGGCCAGCGGGTGGTAGGCGCCGCGCTCGGCCTGACCCCGGAAGAACTCCCCGACCCCGGCTCACCCGAACTCGCCATGCGCATCCTCCCTCTGCCGGCCGGCGTGGCGACGACCTTCGAAGCGGCGGAGCGGCTCCCCGAGCGGATCGAGCGGGAGCTGTCGGCCGTCGTGGGCGTGATGTCCTGGAGCGGCCGAGGGTGGCTGCGGCTGTGCGGGCAGGTCTACAACCGCCGCGAGGAGTACGACCGGCTGGCTGAGCGACTCCCCGCCTTCCTCCGCGGCCTGCGCTGA
- a CDS encoding M23 family metallopeptidase encodes MAWPGLGSRAGLGPARVRAWAPVPAASFRWPLDGPPHVVRRFDPPPSPWLAGHRGVDLAAVPGVTVRAAGAGTVHFAGRVAGRGVVSVNHPNGLRTTYEPLEPTVTAGQAVAAGDEIGTLAAGHAGCAAQACLHWGLRRGEEYLDPLALLGLGRVRLLPLGGTVSAGAPR; translated from the coding sequence GTGGCCTGGCCAGGCCTCGGGTCCCGGGCGGGCCTGGGACCCGCTCGGGTCCGCGCCTGGGCTCCGGTCCCGGCTGCCTCCTTCCGGTGGCCGCTGGACGGGCCACCGCACGTCGTCCGGCGCTTCGACCCACCGCCCAGCCCCTGGCTAGCCGGCCACCGTGGCGTCGACCTCGCCGCCGTCCCGGGTGTGACAGTGCGAGCCGCCGGCGCCGGCACCGTCCATTTCGCCGGCCGCGTGGCCGGTCGAGGCGTCGTGAGCGTCAACCACCCGAACGGCCTGCGCACCACCTACGAGCCGCTGGAGCCCACCGTCACCGCCGGACAGGCCGTGGCCGCCGGCGACGAGATCGGCACGCTCGCCGCAGGGCACGCCGGCTGCGCGGCACAGGCCTGCCTGCACTGGGGCTTGAGACGCGGCGAGGAGTACCTGGACCCGCTGGCCCTCCTGGGCCTCGGCCGGGTGCGCCTGCTGCCCTTGGGTGGGACCGTCTCAGCCGGGGCGCCTCGGTGA
- a CDS encoding DUF2469 domain-containing protein: protein MSAEDLEKYETEMELQLYREYRDIVRQFSYVVETERRFYLANQVDLHVRNSDGEVYFEVEMHDAWVWDMYRPARFVKNVRVMTFKDVNVEELEKPDISLPTENGFGG, encoded by the coding sequence ATGAGCGCGGAAGATCTCGAAAAGTACGAGACCGAGATGGAGCTGCAGCTCTACCGGGAGTACCGCGACATCGTCCGCCAGTTCTCCTACGTGGTCGAGACCGAGCGCCGCTTCTACCTCGCCAACCAGGTCGACCTGCACGTTCGTAATTCGGACGGCGAGGTCTACTTCGAGGTCGAGATGCACGACGCCTGGGTGTGGGACATGTACCGTCCCGCCCGCTTCGTGAAGAATGTCCGCGTCATGACCTTCAAAGACGTCAATGTCGAGGAGCTGGAAAAGCCCGACATCTCCCTCCCGACGGAAAACGGCTTCGGCGGCTAG